The Terriglobales bacterium genome window below encodes:
- a CDS encoding amidohydrolase family protein, whose protein sequence is KTSYPWKEFEGSGVVLAFGTDYPVEPITPFRGLYAAVTRMDEAGTHSWYPEQKLSIDEAIAAYTWGSAYAQFAEKDKGMLAPGYLADFVVLDRDLTKVAPAEILKTRVLRTVVGGKTVYEAK, encoded by the coding sequence CCAAGACCTCGTACCCGTGGAAGGAGTTCGAAGGCAGCGGCGTGGTGCTGGCCTTCGGCACCGATTATCCCGTGGAGCCCATCACGCCCTTCCGCGGGCTCTACGCCGCGGTGACGCGCATGGACGAGGCCGGCACTCATAGCTGGTATCCCGAACAGAAGCTGAGCATCGACGAAGCCATCGCTGCCTACACCTGGGGCAGCGCCTACGCCCAGTTTGCAGAGAAAGACAAAGGCATGCTCGCGCCCGGCTATCTGGCCGACTTCGTGGTGCTGGACCGCGACCTGACCAAGGTCGCGCCCGCCGAGATCCTCAAGACCCGCGTGCTGCGCACCGTGGTCGGCGGCAAGACGGTGTACGAAGCCAAGTGA
- a CDS encoding peptidoglycan-binding domain-containing protein gives MAGALCAAALCASLLCALPAPAGAAAPTKGKAAKPKSGSSRRSRHAWRARGQKSIDEARAREIQQALIREGYLDGQASGQWDARSKDAMTRYQADHGWQTRTVPDARALIKLGLGPADVTTVPPGPPPAPAATPSSAEKSPSTAARQR, from the coding sequence ATGGCCGGCGCCCTTTGCGCCGCGGCCCTTTGCGCCAGCCTGCTCTGCGCCCTGCCGGCGCCGGCAGGCGCGGCTGCGCCGACCAAGGGCAAGGCGGCGAAGCCAAAGAGCGGAAGCTCGCGGCGCAGCCGACACGCCTGGCGCGCACGCGGCCAGAAGAGCATCGATGAGGCCCGCGCCCGCGAGATCCAGCAGGCCCTGATCCGCGAGGGGTATCTGGACGGCCAGGCCAGTGGGCAGTGGGACGCACGCAGCAAGGACGCCATGACCCGCTACCAGGCCGACCACGGCTGGCAGACCCGCACCGTACCGGATGCGCGCGCGCTCATCAAGCTGGGCTTGGGACCGGCGGACGTGACCACCGTCCCCCCGGGCCCCCCACCCGCGCCCGCCGCGACACCCTCCAGCGCCGAGAAGTCGCCCTCCACCGCCGCGCGCCAGCGCTGA
- a CDS encoding DMT family transporter, giving the protein MSRSAKAHILLVLVTLAWGVTFVVIKDALQDITPLLFNAVRMLLAALCLAAFYFRRLRKVSSATLRAGLLVGAFLWLGYEFQTTGLVLTTPSKSAFITGLSVVLVPVFLAIGWRRMVNHWTAAGVAAAFVGLYLLTVPADGRHLLSLEGVNRGDLLTLGCAVAFAFQIIFLGRAMRAHHYQQVAVLQAATAAVLMAATAPLLEHPHAVWSGRVLGAIAVTALFCTAAAFTIQAWAQQFTPPTHTALIFSLEPVFAWLTSYIVLGERLGLRAGLGAALILGGVLLSELKGSAAQPATEVGPALPEAPSEEA; this is encoded by the coding sequence ATGTCCCGGAGCGCCAAAGCCCACATCCTGCTGGTGCTGGTGACGCTGGCTTGGGGTGTCACCTTCGTGGTCATCAAGGACGCCCTCCAGGACATCACCCCGCTGCTGTTCAACGCCGTGCGCATGCTGCTGGCGGCGCTGTGCCTGGCGGCCTTCTACTTCCGGCGGTTGCGGAAGGTCTCAAGCGCCACCCTGCGCGCCGGGCTGCTGGTCGGCGCCTTCCTGTGGCTGGGTTACGAGTTCCAGACCACCGGGCTGGTGCTGACCACGCCTTCAAAATCGGCCTTCATCACCGGACTCTCGGTGGTGCTGGTGCCGGTCTTCCTGGCCATCGGCTGGCGGCGCATGGTGAACCATTGGACGGCGGCGGGAGTGGCGGCGGCCTTCGTCGGGCTCTACCTGCTGACCGTGCCCGCGGACGGCCGGCACCTGCTCAGCCTGGAAGGCGTCAACCGCGGCGACCTGCTGACCCTGGGCTGCGCCGTGGCCTTCGCCTTTCAGATCATCTTCCTGGGCCGGGCCATGCGCGCGCACCACTACCAGCAGGTGGCGGTGCTGCAGGCCGCCACCGCGGCGGTGCTGATGGCCGCGACCGCGCCCCTGCTGGAGCATCCCCACGCGGTGTGGTCGGGGCGGGTGCTGGGAGCGATCGCGGTGACGGCCCTGTTCTGCACCGCCGCCGCCTTCACCATCCAGGCGTGGGCGCAGCAGTTCACGCCGCCCACCCACACCGCGCTCATCTTTTCTCTGGAGCCGGTCTTCGCCTGGCTGACCTCCTACATCGTGCTGGGCGAGCGCCTGGGGTTGCGCGCCGGCTTGGGCGCCGCCCTTATCCTGGGCGGAGTCCTGCTCTCCGAACTGAAGGGCAGCGCGGCCCAGCCTGCTACCGAAGTAGGGCCGGCGCTGCCGGAGGCCCCCTCGGAAGAGGCGTAG
- a CDS encoding Do family serine endopeptidase, with translation MNARLTQLLERLKARRLAYTLTIALTLAVGILIGTVISHGVKGRALAGTDPAPLTVPPVQRQSSQFGQIAKAVEPSVVNINTDSVIKAPKRRRAPGGGGGDDDPFHDFFDRFFGAPDGGDGSVRERSLGSGVIVDSSGYIITNQHVIDNATRVRVKLMDDPPGVLHDAEIVGSDKETDLAVIKVNVGHPLKAAKIGNSDSVDVGDWVLAIGSPFNLEETVTAGIISAKGRNIVSQRQFQSFLQTDAAINPGNSGGPLVNMNGEVIGINTAIYTESAGYEGVGFAMPSNTVAEVYNQLVQGPDHRVVRGSIGVEFNAQPSPAIARVYGGGAGGGVTIANVTPGGPADSAGLKTGDTIVSVNGKEVRTGDELVNEISLLKPGTKAKLGYFRDGRERDAEVTIADRAKLFAARLGDDNSSDEESKPTDSKLGLSVRNLTPDLADRLEVPAGKGVVVQDVKPGSFADDLNFSRGDIILQINKQPVNSEEDFRRLQGQLKSGQDVVFLVLPRAGGRNGGTIFLAGTLP, from the coding sequence ATGAACGCCCGCCTGACCCAGCTCTTGGAGCGCCTGAAGGCGCGCCGCCTGGCTTACACCCTGACGATCGCTCTGACCCTGGCCGTTGGCATCCTGATCGGCACAGTGATCTCGCACGGCGTGAAAGGAAGAGCCCTCGCCGGCACGGATCCGGCACCGCTGACGGTGCCGCCGGTGCAGAGGCAGAGTTCGCAGTTCGGACAGATCGCCAAGGCGGTGGAGCCCTCGGTGGTCAACATCAACACCGACTCCGTGATCAAGGCGCCCAAGCGGCGGCGCGCTCCCGGCGGCGGAGGCGGGGACGACGATCCCTTCCACGACTTCTTCGACCGCTTCTTTGGCGCGCCCGACGGCGGCGACGGCTCCGTGCGCGAGCGCTCCCTGGGCTCGGGCGTGATCGTGGATTCGAGCGGCTACATCATCACCAACCAGCACGTCATCGACAACGCCACCCGGGTGCGGGTGAAGCTGATGGATGATCCTCCGGGGGTGCTGCACGACGCCGAGATCGTCGGCAGCGACAAGGAAACCGATCTGGCCGTCATCAAGGTCAACGTGGGCCATCCCTTGAAGGCCGCCAAGATCGGCAACTCCGACTCCGTGGACGTGGGCGACTGGGTGCTGGCCATCGGCAGTCCCTTCAACCTGGAAGAGACGGTCACCGCCGGCATCATCTCAGCCAAGGGCCGCAACATCGTCTCCCAGCGCCAATTCCAGAGCTTCCTGCAAACCGATGCGGCCATCAATCCCGGCAACTCCGGTGGCCCGCTGGTCAACATGAACGGCGAGGTCATCGGCATCAACACCGCCATCTACACCGAGTCCGCCGGCTACGAGGGCGTGGGCTTCGCCATGCCTTCCAACACCGTGGCCGAGGTCTACAACCAGCTGGTGCAGGGGCCGGACCACCGCGTGGTGCGCGGCTCCATCGGGGTGGAGTTCAACGCTCAGCCCAGCCCCGCCATCGCGCGCGTGTACGGCGGCGGCGCGGGTGGGGGCGTGACCATCGCCAACGTGACCCCGGGCGGCCCCGCCGACTCCGCCGGACTGAAGACCGGCGACACCATCGTCTCGGTCAACGGCAAGGAGGTCAGAACGGGCGACGAGCTGGTCAACGAGATCTCCCTGCTGAAGCCGGGCACCAAAGCGAAGCTGGGCTACTTCCGCGACGGCAGGGAGCGCGACGCCGAGGTCACCATCGCCGACCGCGCCAAGCTCTTCGCCGCTCGCTTGGGCGACGACAACTCCAGCGACGAGGAGTCCAAGCCCACCGACAGCAAGTTGGGGCTCAGCGTGCGCAATCTGACCCCCGATCTCGCCGACCGCCTGGAGGTGCCCGCGGGCAAGGGCGTGGTGGTGCAGGACGTGAAGCCCGGCTCCTTCGCCGACGACCTTAACTTCAGCCGTGGCGACATCATCCTGCAGATCAACAAGCAGCCGGTGAACAGCGAAGAGGACTTCCGCCGCCTGCAGGGGCAGCTCAAGAGCGGGCAGGACGTGGTCTTCCTGGTGCTGCCGCGTGCCGGCGGCCGCAATGGCGGGACCATCTTCCTGGCCGGCACACTTCCGTAA